From Ignavibacteria bacterium, one genomic window encodes:
- a CDS encoding FAD-dependent oxidoreductase, translating into MIKPKNIIIIGGNASGPSAAAKAKRTNPEAEVIMFEEGEFISTGTCEMPYVVSGDICCYKNLVLFTPERFFEEKGVKVYIRHRVEEIDRFERTLTVRNIEDNKLLKFSYDKLILATGSTARKLAWLPNDLENVFRFKTIRDLISIRTFIKEKGVKSAVIIGAGYIGLEMAEAFCKAGLSVTLVEKDSFPFPSSEVEIQHLMLEILKDNGVYFFGGISEMKPLTEGRCLKAFRIEGREVDADLVLVSAGFIPNTSLALKSKLELGRTGAIKVDNKLRTSDQHIYAAGDNIEVTEKVTGRPVYLPLATIAHAAGHIAGENAAGGNKFMKAVIKNTAVKVFDRSYASVGLTIQEALKGGFKAGAVHEVVPNLVKVMPQSEKVFGKIVYDMNSYKILGASFLGGREVTGYADLISSFIHTGTDLRTLGELYYNYTPPLSPFINLLSVLGRKVR; encoded by the coding sequence ATGATTAAACCCAAAAACATAATAATTATTGGCGGAAATGCCTCGGGGCCCTCTGCTGCGGCCAAGGCTAAGCGCACTAACCCGGAGGCTGAGGTTATTATGTTTGAAGAAGGGGAATTTATTTCCACCGGCACGTGCGAAATGCCTTACGTTGTTTCGGGCGACATCTGCTGCTATAAAAATCTCGTTCTTTTTACTCCTGAGCGTTTCTTTGAGGAAAAAGGGGTAAAGGTTTATATAAGGCACAGGGTTGAAGAGATTGACAGATTTGAGAGGACTCTAACAGTAAGAAATATAGAAGACAATAAGCTCCTTAAGTTCAGCTACGACAAGCTTATACTTGCAACGGGTTCAACGGCAAGGAAACTCGCCTGGCTTCCAAATGACCTTGAAAACGTCTTCCGCTTTAAGACTATCCGCGACCTGATCTCTATTAGAACATTTATTAAGGAAAAGGGCGTTAAGTCCGCTGTAATTATAGGCGCGGGCTATATCGGCCTTGAGATGGCAGAAGCCTTCTGCAAAGCCGGGTTGAGCGTTACTCTGGTGGAAAAAGACAGCTTCCCGTTTCCGTCTTCTGAAGTGGAGATTCAGCACCTCATGCTGGAAATCCTGAAGGACAATGGCGTTTACTTCTTTGGCGGAATATCTGAAATGAAACCGCTCACAGAGGGTAGATGTCTGAAAGCTTTCAGAATTGAGGGCAGGGAAGTGGATGCTGACCTCGTGCTTGTTTCGGCGGGGTTCATTCCCAACACCTCGCTTGCCTTAAAAAGCAAACTGGAGCTGGGGAGGACCGGGGCAATAAAAGTAGATAACAAGCTCAGAACAAGCGATCAGCACATATATGCCGCAGGGGACAACATTGAGGTAACGGAGAAAGTAACGGGCAGGCCGGTATATCTTCCGCTTGCAACTATTGCCCACGCTGCAGGCCACATTGCAGGTGAAAACGCCGCCGGGGGGAACAAATTCATGAAGGCGGTAATAAAAAACACTGCCGTAAAGGTATTTGACCGCTCGTATGCAAGCGTTGGCCTCACCATACAGGAGGCGCTCAAAGGAGGCTTTAAGGCAGGTGCTGTGCATGAAGTGGTGCCGAACCTGGTTAAGGTCATGCCCCAGAGTGAAAAAGTCTTCGGCAAGATTGTCTACGATATGAATTCATATAAGATACTGGGGGCTTCATTCTTAGGGGGAAGGGAAGTAACTGGCTACGCCGATCTCATTTCCTCATTTATTCATACCGGGACTGACCTCCGCACTTTAGGCGAACTGTATTATAATTATACACCGCCGCTCTCACCTTTCATTAATTTGCTTTCCGTACTGGGCAGAAAAGTACGCTAA